In Bacillus cereus ATCC 14579, a single window of DNA contains:
- a CDS encoding DUF1002 domain-containing protein, translating to MKTKLLALLLAVTVFMMPTASFADIIEGESIVTLGENLSEQQKQDLLKEMKAPKDATIITVSNAEEHKFLEGIVPKAQIGTRAISSSMITYTKPGSGLIVRSKNINWVTDAMYTNALITAGVKDAEIQITAPFKVSGTAALTGLMKAYETASNKQIPEEVKKVANEEMVQTAQLGDKIGEEKAVQLVAKIKEEIAKEQPKTTEDLRSLIKKIADQLGITLTDEQLDNLVSLFDKMKNLNIDWNQVGSQLNKAKEHVSAFLGSQEAQSFLDKVKDFFSSIIDFVKSLFK from the coding sequence GTGAAAACGAAATTATTAGCTCTGCTATTAGCTGTAACGGTATTTATGATGCCAACAGCTTCATTTGCAGACATCATTGAGGGAGAATCAATTGTTACATTAGGAGAGAACTTATCCGAACAACAAAAACAAGATCTGTTAAAAGAAATGAAAGCACCAAAAGATGCTACAATTATCACTGTATCTAATGCGGAAGAACATAAATTTCTAGAAGGCATTGTTCCAAAAGCACAAATTGGTACGAGAGCAATTTCTTCTTCTATGATTACATACACAAAACCAGGATCTGGTCTTATTGTACGATCAAAGAACATTAACTGGGTAACAGATGCAATGTACACTAACGCTTTGATTACAGCAGGTGTAAAAGATGCAGAAATTCAAATTACTGCACCTTTTAAAGTTTCAGGAACTGCAGCTTTAACTGGATTAATGAAAGCATACGAAACTGCGTCCAATAAACAAATTCCTGAAGAAGTTAAAAAAGTAGCGAATGAAGAAATGGTACAAACAGCCCAGCTTGGTGATAAAATTGGTGAAGAAAAAGCAGTTCAACTTGTTGCAAAAATTAAAGAAGAAATTGCAAAAGAACAGCCAAAAACAACAGAAGATTTACGTTCATTAATTAAAAAAATTGCTGATCAACTCGGCATTACATTGACAGATGAACAGTTAGATAACTTAGTATCGTTATTTGATAAAATGAAAAATCTTAATATCGATTGGAATCAAGTTGGTAGTCAATTAAACAAAGCAAAAGAACACGTTTCTGCCTTCTTAGGTTCTCAAGAAGCACAAAGTTTTCTAGATAAAGTGAAAGATTTCTTCTCAAGTATCATTGATTTTGTTAAATCTTTATT